The Alnus glutinosa chromosome 8, dhAlnGlut1.1, whole genome shotgun sequence DNA segment CCCCAACTCTGCTGACGTggcaagtttttctttttcttttcttttttttttttttttaaaaaaaaaaaggctgaacGAGATAAGCTGGAGGGGGGGGAAAATTGGTCATTTCCCCCCAATTTCCCCCCCTTTCacagtgctctctctctctctctctctctctctctctctctctctctctctctctctctctctctctctctctctctctctctctctctctgtgtggaACAAACGGCCGGCGAAACCCAAACGGCCGGcgaacccctctctctcttttcggCGTCTCACGGTGCTCTCTGTCTTTCTCCCGTCGGCGTGTTCGTTCTCAGGCGGCTTTGGCAGCCGTCTCTGTCTCCGGCGGCATCTGACTTTCCGGGGCCTTCTTCCTCCAACCAGGTGCCAAaagctttctctctctttctgtctctGTATGCGATGTTGTGTGAGAGAGAAAGCAAAGCAAGCTTGTGGGAGGGAAAGTGAGTTCCTGATATTGTGTGatgctggaaaaaaaaaaaaaaaaaaaaagaaactcagCCATGGCCCCCCTACCActcttaagaagaaaaaaagaaaaaattatagaagaaaaaaatagtagTAAAGTAAACCTGTAAATGGCCAGGGACATTTCGTAGAGGACTGAAAGAAAGGTCTTGTGTTCAATTTGAATCGAATTGGACCAGGTCAGAAAACTTGGTGCAAAACCAACGCTTGGGCTTAACTAGCTGATAATCAAAGACCCAAAAGAAAGTTTGctgataaaaagagaaaaggaatttctatatatacaccaaaatgaaaaaattaaaaaaggagaATAGGTAGATTTGGCATATTCTCTCGGTCCAATGAGCCTCAAGGTTTAAGACCTTAAGCTTTTGGTATAACTTATGATTTAACACCCAAATTCAACAAATAGCAGCTCCAATCCCCTTATTTATTCTACATTTCTATttacaaatgaaaacttttaACTTTAACGAAGAGGAAAAGTCAAATTTGGTCCTTGCATTTTCATACAGTTTTCAATTTCTGCACAAAGGCTATTTAATTTTGCAAAACGTTAGTCTAACTTGCTTTAAGTTtgcaaaagaaaatgttaatgACTTTTAAATGACTTTCCACATGTTCTTGACATTATCTATTATGGTATCAATGGAAGTTGATAGGAAAGCCAAactcaataatattttcaaactttAAGGTCATTTACCAAGGATTCAATGCAGCCACAAACAATTATcaagtagaaaaaaaattgataatagaATAATCAAACCTAAAATATGTGGCAACAAATGTTGTAAGGTCTAAGCAGTTGATCAATGCTTTAGTCATGCACCTCTTTTCTATGTTATTTTTCTGAATATGATTTTGTTGCCTATGAAATTTAATATCCTAACAATTCCTTTTATACCTATCTCTTTTATGTAGCTCCTCTAAAATCACCAAAGTGGTATAAATGGATTCTTCAAGTTCACGCTTGGATAAAGAGGGCGAAGTTGAATCTCCATATACACATATTCCAAATAATGATGCTTTAACCCACCAAGATGATCCTCAAAATGGTTAGgcttttcacttttgtttgtgTTATAATTTCactttgacccaccaagatggcttttttgttttgttttgtttttggtgtttttctttttcttttcttgtttttaaacTTTGTATCATTTTTCGGATAGATGTGGGTGAAACAATTGAAGAACCGAATGAATTATTGACATTTAGTTCGGAGGAAGAGTTGAATGATAATGAAGACAATGTTGTATTATTGGAGATGATTGACGgagatgaaaaagttgaagaacctaaGACGTCAATGATATTTACTTCATTAGATGAAGTCATCTCATATTATAGGAAGTTTGCTAAGCAATCTGGTTTTGGTGTGCTGACAAGaaccacaaaaaacaaaaaaaatggtcaACCAAGATATAAAGTCCTTACATGTAGTCGTGAAGGCCGAGACCGAACTAACACAAGTAATGTTGCAAAGCCAACTCCAACAACTATTAGAACAGGGTGTCATGCTAGGATTTGTGCATCGGCATGTGTGGATGGAACGTGGTTTTTGAGTAAAGTTGTGCTTGAGCATAATCATCAATTAAGCCCGggcaaagcaagattttttagaagCAATAAGATTATAAATGATGTTGCCAAAAGAAGGCTTGAGCTAAATGATAGATCAGGAATACGGACCAGTAAGAATTTTAattcattggttgttgaaatgggggggTTTGAGAATGTTTCATTTGAAGAGAGAGATTGCCGAAATTATATCAACAAGGCAAGAGAGCTTCGGCTTGGTAAAGGAGGTGCTCAGGCACtttgtgagtatttttgtaGAATGCAAAATCAAAATAGTGGCTTCTATTATGTGATGGACATGGATGATGATTGTAGGTTGCGAAATGTTTTTTGGGTTGATGCAAGAAGTAGGGCAGCGTATGAATACTTCAATGATGTTATCACGTTTGATACGACGTATTTGACCAATAGATATGACATGCCCTTTGCTCCTTTTGTaggagtgaatcatcatggtcagTCTATAATTTTGGGGGCAGGACTAATATCAAACGAGGATACAGACacatttgtgtggttgtttaaTTCTTGGTTGAGGTGCATGAAGGGTCGAGCCCCAAAAGCAATTATGACAGATCAGGACAGggctatgaaaaatgcaatcgCAAGAGTTTTTCCTGAAGCTCGACATAGATATTGTCTATGGCACATTATGAGAAAACTCCCTGAAAAATTTGGAGcacatgctaattttgatgGCATTAGGAGAGCCCTAAATACTTGTATATATGATTGTCAAACATGTGAAGAATTTGAGGAAAATTGGAAAATTTTACTTGAGAGTTATCATCTTCAAGATAATGCGTGGCTACATGGATTATATAGTGAGAAGACTTTTTGGGTGCCGGCATACTTGAAAGATACATTTTGGGCGGGAATGAATACCACACAgcgaagtgaaagtatgaatgcattttttgataattaCGTGCATGCACAGACCActttgaaagaatttgttgatcaaTTTGATGGTGCATTGAGGAGAATGGTCGAGAATGAGGCCCGTgctgattttgattcttttaatCGCATGATCCCATGTATAAGCCACTTTCATTTTGAGAAGCAATTTCAAGATGTCTACACAAATGCAAAATTCAAAGAAGTTCGTGAAGAGTTTGAGAAAGTTATGTCTTGTAATAACTATCATCTCAAAAGTGAAGGTGTAATTTTTACCTATGAAGTGAAGGAATATGTTGTCGTTGGAAGCCACATGGTAGAAAAAACATTTCTTGTTTACTTGAATGAAGATGAATTTGAAGTGAAGTGCACATGTGCATTGTTCGAATTAAAAGGCATCTTATGCAGGCATTCTATTTCTGTGTTAGTGACAAAGAAAGTGTACTCTCTGCCaccaaaatattttcttgatagATGGAGGAAGGATATAAAGCGAGAGTACTCTATGATTAAGAGTAGTTTTGATGCTTGTGGTGATAATCCTAATGCTAAAATACATGACAAGATGAGAAGGACTTTTGAAGAATTGGTATCGCTCACATCAGGAAACATGGAACATTGCATGGATGTGATGAATAGTATTGATAAGTTAAGAGAGAAATATCGTGCCTTAAAGCTTGTGCCCAATCACTCTTCCCATCACGCTTCAGTTGCTATTGCATCTTCAAGCTATAATGAAGTCATTGAAGGTAATAAAAAGGTGCTTAGTCCTATTAAGGCTAAGCGTAAAGGAAAGCCACGGTCAAAGCGAATGGTGTCCGTTATAGAAACAGTGGccaagaagaataaaaaaaaacaggttggtacatttttttcccttttacttaCAAACATGTGCACTTCCCCTTTGCGTTTGCTTTTCATTTGAAACACTTtcatataattcttttattaattatagaCCTCCAAATCAACAAAAGATCAAGACACAACATGTCAAACTTCATTGCCTTCTACAGCTCACAATCAACGTGGTCATATAATTCATTTTCAGGTGATTATTTGATATTTCATGTACTTGTATCTATTTGATAGAAGTGTTTgaattgaaaattgatttatgGGTTTATAGTTATTTGATATTTCACGTACTTATGTAGGATTCCATGGTTTCATCATCGACAATGGCTCAACCCTTGGGTGGTCACCGTGAAACTGTTCTTTCTCATgtataatttgatttatttttttattttttaattcattttgcAAGCATTCTATTTATTTGGTTTCTATGTTAGGATTTCTTATGCGTACAATTTTCTCACAAACCATGAAGAGGCTGTTCTTTCTCATATGTAAAACTGTTCTTTCTCATATGTGTATTAGGTGAATTTACCGGTTGATCCAACAAAGGAGTTGTCCATATTGGTAAGCCAACACAAATATGAAGAGGCTTTCAGTACAGCCATGCGTCAATGTGATGCATCACTTGTGAACTGGCTATGCTCTAAGGTGAAGTTGTGTATATTATATTATGTTAGTTAatgaaattcatttattttagaattatGTTTATTGAATTTGATATTTTCAGGTTGATCTACGGTGGGTTTTGAGTATGGATCCTCTCCCTTTAAGCCAAGTAGTGTTGCTCCACCTATTGCGGCAATTAACGTTTTGTGTCAATAACTCAGCCCAAAAATTTGCTTGGATGACGGATGTTGTTAATGCCATAATCCCAACTGACCTGACGATTGCAATGCATGTGCGGCTCATCTATAATGAAGTATATGGCATACTCTACCATCAACGTACCTTGCCCACAATTACTTCTGCAGAGCTTTCAAGTATCCAACATCTAATGAATGTCATTGCTCTCACATTAGGAAATCATGTATGAATTTTCTAGATGGTGATTAGATTCCTTGAAAGaaattttgagttttggttatcaaatagttttttgttctttaacaTTCTCTTTATTGTGTATATGAAGAATTATATGTAGTTTTTTGTATGAACAAAATTAGGGGTGAAAATTTCTATGTAAAGCTCAAGTTAGAAGTTTGGAGATGTATGAATAGTTATGTAAAATTTTGTGGAGAAAGGACCAAGTAGAGTAGACCATGATAAACTTATACAggtgcttttttattttacttatgaCCAAAAGTCATCGagctatataattttttttgtatttggaTTTTTGAATATGAGATAAatctacaaattaaaaaatgatggaCGAGTTGGCAACATGTGTTGATTTTTCGTGTAATAAGTGCATCCATATAAATTGGTTATGAAGTATGAACTCCTGGGTGAAGACATACTATATATTctgttaaaaataatttgaatagTCGATTTGGTCGAGATAACCAAGAATTGTATTATCATAGTTGTAGTTTGTACATTTGAGTAGTTTGTAATCGAGTACAATAAGTAACTTCACATTTGAATTTACAATTCAAGATATAACAGCTAGAAGATAATTCACTAAACTCAAATTCACTTTATTCTTGATTGAATAATCCAAACGACTACAAAACCAATATATTACACCACATGATCAAGCAAGTGACTTGGGACATTGGAAGACTGGCATGagctttgaaaaattgaatCGCCTCGTAGAGTTCATCACAAATAAGTCTTAGTCAATAACCACTGAACTACCATCTGATAGGTTACCTGTAATGAGCAGGACAACAGTAAAGTTACAAACAATATACAAAACATATCCATAAAACAGATTCAGGTAAGCAATAAATGATTTGTTCCTACATAGACTACACTGCACAAAATAACTCAGAAATATTGTGAATACTTGCCAATACTTGCATCCATTTCATTTTATCTCATTTCATTTTATCATCTCAATAAATGATTTGTTCCTACATAGACCACCCTAGCTTGGTCAATGGCCTAGGTATGTTTTAAATGCCTAGCGCGTCAACTTCAGTTTTCAAAGTTTTTTATTAACAATTCCATTAATGAAGCTAGATAAACCATATCTTCCACCTAAAAGAAATGAGCATTGTCAAAgtggtgttatttttcttttttctgaatttttgatCATTAGTTAGTTTGATTACAAATGGTGAGCCTCTTTTCTTGTTTGAAGTATATAATCATGTTTGACTTTATAGAATATCTCCTTCCTTCCATTGATAATATAATTCATGCTTTAAAATGAAGATGAGCTCCCTGGGTGCtagattttttaataaatccaTTATATGACACAATttaatggaaaataatcgtAAAAGGGAGGCAAAACTAAGAGTTTATTGAACCCTTTGTGATATGAGACATTTTTCAACCTTCTTGGTATCATTTTTCTGAGATTGCTGAGTATTGGAGAAGTTCCAAACCATCTAAACATGGCTGTAGAGCCACCTATAGGATTGGCTGTACTTTTCTGGCACATCCCACACCCCCACAACTTCACATAAAGGTAACAATGGTAAAGGGgtaaacctttttcttttttttttgataactgGTAAAGGAGTAAAttcttttcatataaatttCGATTAGATTTTCTCCTCATTTCAAAGATTGTTGGGTCATCCCAAATTCTTTGTATAGAGATCTTTAATGTTAAAAACACATTTCATTTTAAGGTTCTTAGTTTTCTGAAACTAAAACATCCACCTATTGTGAAAACCAGTCATTTTCTCAAATAACCTATTTATGCCAGCCTAGGAGAAGCTGCTTTAACCCCACCAAAACCAAAGCACTCCTTAGACCCCTTCATGAAACTTTCAACCacaaaatacccaaatcaatattAACAGCTCAACTTGATGCAACCAATCAAATTCAGAAAAGCACAATACACAAAACATATCCATAAAACAAATTCAGGTAAGTAATAAATGATTTGTTCCTACATAGACCATACAGCACAAAAGAACCCAGAAATATTGTGAATACTTGCCAATACTTGCATCCATTTCATTTCAACATAGACCACACTGCCAATACCTGCATCCAtcattttaattgacatatatacACTTGAACACAAGTAGGCAATCATACTTAAAATGTCTAATCgagataaaaaaaagttttgagcaaAGAATGAACATTTCAATGAATCTTCCtggaaggaaaaatatataatcaaatgCAATTAAATCCATTACCATCTGGAGACACAAATGCTGTTCAGTTCCAAAAGTTGAAAAACATACAAAGATATATAACAGGCTTGCCAACCCCAACTTCTCATTGAAATGCCTATCCAACAATCAGTttacattttccaaaataaaacccaaagTAAATAAACAGACGTACTGTATCAAAATAAATCTGTTTTACgccttttgcttcttttttttttttcccctcaaaccaaatcaaaatctagcaaaaatttcaaacaacattattcaaaaatttcactaatttcagagagagaaagagagttacCGGCGGTGGAGACGGCACCGGTAGAGAAGAGAACGCCGCGAAGAGAGATGGAACGGAGGCAAGATCTGGAACATGGAGAACCATTAAACTAAAACTTCACTTACCGCAATATACCCATAAAAATGCTAGAGAGACAGAGCCGGAGAGTACCAGTTTTTCTTTTGCCGGAGACAGATCCGGCCACCCAAAGCCCTGGGGACGCGAACACGCCGGCTAGAGAGAGTGCACCGTCAGACACCGGGGACACGAACACGCCGGCAAGAGAGAAGGGTTTGGCCGGCCGTATGAGAGAGAGCGCCGCCAAAGGGGGGAAAATTGGGATTTGAGAACGTGTGGAGAGAAATTTTGGTACCTGGGTGGAGGAAGAAGGCCCCAGAAAGTCAGAGGTCGCCGGAGACAGACGGCCGCCAAAGTTGCCGGAGAACGAACACGccgacgagagagagagagagagagagagagagagagagagagagggggagagagcaCCGTGAAAGGGGGAAATTTTTTGAATcgatttccccccccccccccccccaatttatCTCgttcagcctttttttttttaaaaaaaaaaaaaaaaaaaaaaaaaaaaaaaaaaattgccacgtCAGTAGAGTTGGGGGAAAGTTGTGGGGAGGTAGTACACGAATCATTTCTCCTCCTCAAAATATTCTGGAATTGGTTCAGGAAGACGCCGTCTTTGaaggaatttaaatgacatagAATCCAGTTGTGCACTGGCTGGAATGCACTATCTAGAATGTCAAGTGTCTTGTCTCTTGGTTTAATCTCAAAGCCACGTGTATGCGTGACTCTCCTTCTTCCCATCAAGGCTTGGACCTATGTGCGCATAAAACGCTCTCTTCCTTTAGAAGACATTGCCCACATGGTCAAGGAAGTTTGTCTGGAGCTCGTCTAGATCTTCCCATGTAGCGTCTTATTCTATAGTACCTTTCCATTGGATGAGTAGCTCTGTGCCAGCTCggttccttttcttcttcaatcttcttAATAGCACATTCTCTCCTTCAGGGATAAGTGCTCCCTCGGGGGTGAGTGCTTGGAGTTGTTGTTGAGGTTCAATAGAATGCCTAGCTTCTTTTTTAGATTAGAAACATTAATGAAATATTGGGTAGATTTGAGAGTTACGGGGTAGATCTAGCTTCTAGGCCACCATACCTATCCATTGGATCATCTGGAAAGGGTCATAATACTTGGGGTGAAAGCTTAAGGTTCCTTCGTAGCACCACTGTTAGCTGTCGGTACAGTCGAAGCCGTAGGTAGACCCAATCGCCCACCTCAAATTCCCGAAAGGTTCGATTCTAATCAGCGAAGTATTTCATCTTTACTTTTGCCACTTGCATATTTTCGCGGATTAAAGATAGAATGAACTCCTGGCTCTTAAGCTCTTCTTCCACCGCTTGGACTTTAGTTTTACCTGGTTCAAATGGCATCAATCGAAGGGATGGATAGCCATAAATAGCCTCAAACGGGCTGAGTTTGGTAGATGTGTGGATGGAGGTGTTGTAAGCCCACTTAGCAAGAGAGATCCATCTCATCCAATCTTAGGGTCGATCGCCAGTGAAACTCCTTAGATAGCCCTCCAACCCTTTGTTCATGATTTCAGTCTGGCCGTAAGTTTGTGGGTGGTACGCAGAGCTCATCAACAATTCCATACCGCTCACATGAAAGAGCTCCTTCTAGAAATGACTGGTGAACACCTGGTCCCTGTCACTGACAATGGACTTGGATAGCCTGTGCAGTTTGAAGAAGTGATCCCCAAATAGTCTGGCCATAGATCCCGCCGTATATGGATGGGTTAAAGGAATAAAATGAGCATATTTGCTCTGTCGGTCAACCACAACCAAGATGACATTTTTTTCCTATGAGTTAGGTAAACCTTATATGAAATCCATGCTTACCTCCGTCCAATTCTACTCCGGAATGGGTAGCAGCTGCAACAGTCCAGCAAGGTGAAGGTTCTCTGTTTTGTTGCGCTAGCAGACATCACACTCCTTGATGTGCTTTCGAACCTCCTATCTCATTCTAGGCTagtaaaattctttttttagcCTTGAGTAAGACTAGTAGATTAGCTGCTAGAGCTGCAGATCTTCTgcaaaaatatttgtgagtcCCCCTATCCACGTTGGCCATGGTGTGCTTATTGCTTGTGCTTCCATGTCGACTTCTGCATTGCCCTTTGACTTGCTTGTTGCGGTTTGTTTAGTGGCATCTGTGTTCAATGCCTGTTGGTTGATCTCTGATTGTGTCTCTGGCCGCTCCATTCTAGATAAGGCACCTGCTGCTCGGTTCTCCCTTCCCTTCTTATACTCCACTATAAAGTTAAAGCCTAGCAGTTTAGACACCAATTTTTGCTGGGCAGGGGTGCCAATTCTCTGTTCTAGTTGATACTTTAGGGCTTGTTGATCAGTTCAAACCTTGAAGCTTTACCCTAGCAAGTAGTGCCTCCACTTCCTTATGCCCATTACTAGGTCTAGTGACTCCTTCTCATA contains these protein-coding regions:
- the LOC133876050 gene encoding protein FAR1-RELATED SEQUENCE 6-like, with the protein product MDSSSSRLDKEGEVESPYTHIPNNDALTHQDDPQNDVGETIEEPNELLTFSSEEELNDNEDNVVLLEMIDGDEKVEEPKTSMIFTSLDEVISYYRKFAKQSGFGVLTRTTKNKKNGQPRYKVLTCSREGRDRTNTSNVAKPTPTTIRTGCHARICASACVDGTWFLSKVVLEHNHQLSPGKARFFRSNKIINDVAKRRLELNDRSGIRTSKNFNSLVVEMGGFENVSFEERDCRNYINKARELRLGKGGAQALCEYFCRMQNQNSGFYYVMDMDDDCRLRNVFWVDARSRAAYEYFNDVITFDTTYLTNRYDMPFAPFVGVNHHGQSIILGAGLISNEDTDTFVWLFNSWLRCMKGRAPKAIMTDQDRAMKNAIARVFPEARHRYCLWHIMRKLPEKFGAHANFDGIRRALNTCIYDCQTCEEFEENWKILLESYHLQDNAWLHGLYSEKTFWVPAYLKDTFWAGMNTTQRSESMNAFFDNYVHAQTTLKEFVDQFDGALRRMVENEARADFDSFNRMIPCISHFHFEKQFQDVYTNAKFKEVREEFEKVMSCNNYHLKSEGVIFTYEVKEYVVVGSHMVEKTFLVYLNEDEFEVKCTCALFELKGILCRHSISVLVTKKVYSLPPKYFLDRWRKDIKREYSMIKSSFDACGDNPNAKIHDKMRRTFEELVSLTSGNMEHCMDVMNSIDKLREKYRALKLVPNHSSHHASVAIASSSYNEVIEGNKKVLSPIKAKRKGKPRSKRMVSVIETVAKKNKKKQTSKSTKDQDTTCQTSLPSTAHNQRGHIIHFQDSMVSSSTMAQPLGGHRETVLSHVNLPVDPTKELSILVSQHKYEEAFSTAMRQCDASLVNWLCSKVDLRWVLSMDPLPLSQVVLLHLLRQLTFCVNNSAQKFAWMTDVVNAIIPTDLTIAMHVRLIYNEVYGILYHQRTLPTITSAELSSIQHLMNVIALTLGNHV